A region of Rhodoligotrophos appendicifer DNA encodes the following proteins:
- a CDS encoding flavin reductase family protein, which produces MHSQPISTAVPYEEMAGQELRQRFRGAMRRLASGVGIVTTAEGERWFGMTATAITSLSMEPPALVVCVNKNASIHAPLHESGRFTVNLLRRDQAHIGNAFAKLPAAERFTVGEWQFDSGHSPYLIGAQAVIHCRLGPLMPFGTHTLLVGEVMEAIIHQEVAPLVFVDGNFLVE; this is translated from the coding sequence ATGCACAGCCAACCCATTTCCACCGCTGTGCCTTATGAGGAGATGGCGGGGCAGGAGCTGCGGCAGAGATTTCGCGGAGCAATGCGTCGCCTCGCCAGTGGCGTCGGCATTGTGACCACAGCTGAAGGTGAGCGCTGGTTCGGCATGACCGCGACTGCCATTACTTCCCTATCCATGGAGCCGCCAGCATTAGTGGTCTGCGTCAATAAGAACGCCTCGATCCATGCACCCCTCCATGAATCCGGCCGCTTCACAGTGAATTTGCTGCGACGCGATCAGGCTCATATAGGCAACGCTTTCGCAAAATTGCCGGCAGCGGAGCGGTTCACTGTCGGTGAGTGGCAGTTCGACAGTGGACATTCTCCGTATCTCATCGGTGCCCAGGCAGTAATCCACTGTCGTTTGGGACCGCTGATGCCATTCGGCACCCACACGCTGCTGGTGGGAGAGGTGATGGAAGCCATCATCCATCAGGAAGTGGCCCCCCTTGTTTTCGTCGACGGCAATTTTTTGGTCGAGTAG
- a CDS encoding enoyl-CoA hydratase/isomerase family protein gives MPIVTNLIEPGIVCVSLDNPGRRNALDHAMFLQLAELWPALAADPSVRVVLMRGHGEDAFCSGADLSANLDRLADIDELLDRALLKTTLFSKPLVASIVGACVAGGLELALAADLRIAAEDARFGMPEVRWGIMPSGGGAMKLALQIGQAKAMDLLLTGRMISGRDADGMGLVSEICSRTEVWTTALERARMISRNSWAAVQATKEAALGPRTQAYLPQEAGERALAAKVRASGHPEEGKAAFLQKRAPVFL, from the coding sequence ATGCCGATCGTTACCAATCTCATCGAGCCGGGCATCGTCTGCGTCAGCCTCGACAACCCGGGACGCCGGAATGCACTGGACCACGCCATGTTCCTCCAGCTTGCCGAGTTGTGGCCCGCACTTGCCGCAGATCCGAGCGTGCGCGTCGTGCTGATGCGCGGCCATGGTGAAGATGCTTTCTGCTCCGGTGCAGACTTATCCGCTAATCTCGATCGCCTCGCAGATATTGATGAGTTGCTCGATCGTGCCCTGCTGAAGACGACGCTGTTTTCAAAGCCGCTTGTCGCCTCGATCGTCGGCGCCTGTGTGGCTGGCGGGCTGGAGCTGGCTTTAGCTGCAGATCTCAGGATCGCCGCGGAAGATGCGCGCTTCGGAATGCCGGAAGTTCGATGGGGGATCATGCCCTCCGGGGGCGGCGCGATGAAGCTTGCCCTGCAAATCGGTCAGGCCAAGGCGATGGACCTTCTGCTCACGGGGCGGATGATTTCCGGCCGAGACGCGGACGGGATGGGGCTGGTCAGCGAAATCTGTTCGCGCACAGAGGTCTGGACCACAGCCCTTGAGCGGGCCAGAATGATCTCGCGAAACAGCTGGGCGGCCGTCCAGGCCACGAAAGAGGCGGCTTTGGGGCCAAGGACTCAGGCATATCTCCCTCAGGAAGCCGGCGAACGTGCGCTGGCTGCGAAGGTCCGCGCAAGCGGCCATCCGGAAGAGGGCAAGGCCGCCTTCTTGCAAAAGCGTGCGCCTGTGTTTCTTTAG
- a CDS encoding aspartate/glutamate racemase family protein — MAKYRVRKADSYGHAVGILMLDYQGPFIPGDVGNASTYDYPVLYKVVKGLTFDRVCAGDPECAPLIIEAAKELEAHGVRAISSDCGFLVQYQSHVRDAVKVPVLMSSLLQIPFMSAMFDPKRPIGCVTASRRSLGNQVLELAGIKSDINVVIGGMEDQPHFADAILGGGEVLDSDLIEQETVNCALELQERHPNMSSILIECSMLPPYSKAVQDATGLPVFDFISMIDYMQAGTTRRRYEGLY, encoded by the coding sequence ATGGCCAAGTATCGTGTACGTAAAGCGGACAGTTATGGGCATGCGGTCGGCATTCTGATGCTGGACTATCAAGGACCGTTCATCCCGGGAGATGTGGGCAACGCCAGTACCTATGATTATCCGGTGCTCTACAAGGTGGTGAAGGGCCTGACCTTCGATCGTGTCTGCGCTGGCGATCCCGAGTGTGCGCCCTTGATCATTGAGGCGGCGAAGGAATTGGAGGCGCATGGTGTCCGGGCGATCTCGAGCGATTGCGGCTTCCTCGTCCAGTATCAGAGCCACGTGCGTGATGCCGTGAAAGTTCCCGTGCTGATGTCGAGCCTGCTCCAGATTCCCTTCATGTCTGCGATGTTCGATCCCAAGCGCCCGATCGGCTGCGTCACGGCCTCACGGCGGTCCCTCGGCAACCAGGTACTGGAGCTTGCCGGGATCAAGTCAGACATCAACGTCGTAATCGGCGGCATGGAGGATCAACCGCATTTCGCCGATGCGATCTTAGGCGGCGGCGAGGTGCTCGACAGCGATTTGATCGAGCAGGAGACCGTCAATTGTGCGCTCGAACTGCAAGAGCGCCATCCCAACATGAGTTCAATCCTCATCGAATGCTCGATGCTACCGCCTTACTCAAAGGCGGTGCAGGATGCGACCGGTCTTCCGGTTTTCGATTTCATCTCGATGATCGACTATATGCAGGCCGGCACTACACGGCGTCGGTACGAAGGGCTGTATTAA
- a CDS encoding LLM class flavin-dependent oxidoreductase — MKFGMFYEHQLPEPWTEGSELKLYQDALDQVELADKLGYDYVWEVEHHFLEEYSHSSAPEVFLAACSQRTKNIRLGHGVMLMSPNYNHPARSAERIATLDLVSRGRVEWGTGESATAMEMGGFGMTPDDKTQKWQEATEQAANMMAMTPYPGYKGEYFEMPARNVVPKPVQRPHPPMWVACSRRESIHRAAKHGLGALAFAFVEPEQAAHWVQEYYDIIKSDECVPLAHTVNPNIALVSGMSIHEDEQEALDRGLDGFRFFGYSLGYYGLYGQHRPGRSQVWEKFLEVKDGLKDNAGNGGIGTPDQVRAHLERYEKIGVDQIIFVQQSGNNKHEHIMESLQLFADTVMPDFKARDLIREAKKREELAPYIEAALARKKRMAEIEEMDIPVVDAFGRKKDATVGVAQVSTFSDRGGSISVPRADPHAKKEKVES, encoded by the coding sequence ATGAAGTTCGGCATGTTCTACGAGCATCAATTGCCTGAACCTTGGACCGAGGGTTCAGAACTAAAGCTCTATCAAGATGCACTTGATCAGGTAGAACTCGCCGACAAGCTCGGATATGATTATGTCTGGGAGGTGGAGCATCACTTCCTGGAGGAATACTCGCATTCATCGGCTCCGGAAGTCTTTCTGGCTGCTTGCTCGCAGCGGACGAAGAACATCCGCCTGGGACATGGCGTGATGCTGATGTCCCCGAACTACAATCATCCTGCTCGCTCCGCGGAGCGGATTGCCACCCTGGATCTCGTATCACGCGGCCGCGTGGAGTGGGGCACCGGCGAATCCGCCACTGCGATGGAAATGGGCGGCTTCGGGATGACGCCCGACGACAAGACTCAGAAGTGGCAGGAAGCGACTGAGCAGGCCGCCAACATGATGGCGATGACCCCCTATCCTGGCTACAAGGGCGAATATTTTGAGATGCCCGCCCGCAACGTCGTTCCGAAGCCAGTGCAACGGCCGCACCCCCCGATGTGGGTCGCGTGCTCTCGCCGGGAATCCATCCATCGCGCCGCGAAGCATGGCCTCGGAGCTCTGGCCTTTGCCTTCGTGGAGCCGGAGCAGGCGGCCCATTGGGTCCAGGAATACTACGATATCATCAAATCCGATGAATGCGTGCCGCTCGCCCATACCGTCAATCCGAACATCGCCCTCGTGAGTGGGATGTCGATTCATGAAGACGAGCAGGAGGCTTTAGATCGGGGTCTCGATGGTTTCCGCTTCTTTGGCTATTCGCTGGGATATTACGGCCTTTATGGGCAGCACCGGCCGGGCCGTTCGCAGGTCTGGGAAAAATTCCTCGAGGTGAAGGACGGCCTGAAGGACAATGCCGGCAATGGCGGGATCGGGACCCCCGATCAGGTGCGGGCCCACCTGGAGCGCTATGAGAAGATCGGTGTCGATCAGATCATTTTCGTGCAGCAGAGCGGCAACAACAAACACGAGCACATTATGGAATCACTGCAGCTCTTCGCTGATACAGTGATGCCCGACTTCAAGGCGCGCGATCTCATTCGTGAGGCCAAGAAGCGCGAGGAGCTTGCTCCCTATATCGAAGCGGCCTTGGCCCGCAAGAAGCGCATGGCCGAAATTGAGGAGATGGACATCCCCGTGGTTGACGCATTCGGGCGCAAGAAGGATGCGACCGTTGGGGTGGCTCAGGTGTCGACCTTCTCTGACCGTGGCGGCTCCATTTCGGTGCCTCGCGCCGACCCCCACGCCAAGAAGGAAAAGGTCGAAAGCTGA
- a CDS encoding flavin-containing monooxygenase, with the protein MSDAHELNCETLDSALAEADIRVLLMVLFHMTGDARWLEPPYHPKRDVRLIPDPQAGLGPDIQEEVRAAARKIFADGIPEPVIRDPGEDLMHTMMSICLGEKVAPEYAALNREEMGLVSRDIDWSEQPATSTLANRHALIVGAGVCGLALAIKLGRLGIPYTIVEKNADLGGTWHVNRYPGCGVDTPNHSYSFSFAQGHRWSRYFSPREEIEAYLHGLADRFDLRRNIRFNCRLTAARWDESCNLWKSTLVSGDEQTTFESTFLVSAVGQLNDPSPAPIKGTDSFSGELLHSTYWNEGVAVAGKRVAVIGTGATAMQLVPTIADSCESVDVYQRTPQWARPIAGYSDPISEGIQLLLKTIPFYSEWFRFNMFWRYGDGLLPLLRKDPNWAHPDRAVNRINDRHREEMTDFIRAELGDRPDLIAKCVPSYPPYGKRILLDNGWYRTLLKENVDLIDTAIEQIEATGIRTTDGTLRPADVIVLSTGFKVTEMAARLNITGAGGKTLREVWSPDNPTAYLGLTVPGFPNFFCMLGPNSGPGHGGSVIFQAECQIRHVTGCMVAMIERGAVSIEIGSEAHDDYVRRVDEEHEQLIWSHPGMTTYYRNSRGRVFSVMPWRFVDYWAMTHDVDMQAYQLHFSSTAPQDKPQRAAALSL; encoded by the coding sequence ATGTCTGACGCTCACGAGCTGAATTGTGAAACTCTGGACAGCGCTTTAGCAGAGGCTGACATTCGCGTCCTCCTCATGGTGCTCTTCCATATGACGGGAGACGCTCGCTGGCTGGAGCCGCCTTACCACCCCAAGCGCGATGTCCGACTGATCCCCGATCCCCAGGCTGGTCTGGGCCCCGACATTCAGGAGGAGGTCAGGGCGGCAGCCCGAAAGATTTTTGCCGACGGGATCCCTGAACCGGTAATTCGCGATCCCGGTGAAGATCTCATGCACACCATGATGAGCATTTGTCTTGGTGAGAAAGTGGCTCCGGAGTATGCGGCCCTCAATCGCGAAGAGATGGGGCTCGTCTCTCGCGACATAGACTGGAGCGAACAGCCGGCGACGTCGACACTGGCCAATCGCCACGCGCTGATTGTGGGAGCAGGAGTCTGCGGGCTCGCTTTGGCAATCAAGCTGGGCCGCCTCGGCATTCCCTATACGATCGTGGAAAAGAATGCCGATCTCGGTGGCACGTGGCATGTGAATCGCTACCCTGGCTGCGGCGTGGATACACCCAATCATTCCTATTCCTTTTCCTTCGCGCAAGGTCACCGATGGAGCCGCTATTTCTCCCCTCGTGAAGAGATCGAGGCCTATCTGCATGGGCTCGCCGACCGCTTCGACCTCCGCCGCAACATTCGCTTTAATTGTCGCCTGACCGCGGCGCGATGGGACGAAAGCTGCAATCTCTGGAAATCGACCCTGGTCAGCGGCGATGAGCAGACCACGTTCGAGAGCACCTTTTTGGTCAGTGCAGTGGGTCAGCTCAATGATCCTTCGCCCGCACCCATCAAGGGGACCGACAGCTTTTCCGGGGAGTTGCTGCATTCGACCTACTGGAACGAGGGCGTGGCGGTCGCTGGCAAGCGAGTGGCTGTGATCGGCACGGGAGCGACGGCCATGCAGTTGGTGCCGACCATCGCGGACAGCTGCGAATCCGTGGATGTTTACCAGCGCACGCCACAATGGGCGAGGCCGATTGCAGGCTACTCTGATCCGATCAGTGAGGGCATACAGCTGCTGCTCAAGACCATTCCCTTCTACTCGGAATGGTTTCGCTTCAACATGTTCTGGCGCTATGGGGACGGTCTTCTGCCGCTGCTGCGCAAGGACCCGAATTGGGCGCACCCCGATCGTGCCGTCAATCGGATCAACGATCGCCATCGTGAGGAGATGACGGACTTCATCCGTGCCGAGCTGGGCGATAGGCCTGACCTCATCGCGAAATGCGTGCCGAGTTACCCCCCTTATGGCAAGCGCATACTCTTGGACAATGGTTGGTACCGGACGCTGCTCAAGGAGAATGTCGACCTTATAGACACGGCCATTGAGCAGATAGAGGCAACCGGCATTCGCACTACAGATGGAACATTGCGGCCAGCCGATGTGATCGTGCTCTCGACCGGTTTCAAGGTCACCGAGATGGCGGCTCGCCTCAACATCACAGGCGCGGGTGGAAAGACCTTGCGTGAGGTTTGGAGCCCGGACAATCCGACCGCTTACCTCGGATTGACCGTACCCGGCTTTCCTAATTTCTTCTGCATGCTGGGGCCGAACTCTGGGCCGGGACATGGCGGCAGCGTGATCTTCCAGGCAGAATGCCAGATCCGCCACGTGACCGGCTGCATGGTGGCCATGATCGAGCGAGGTGCCGTTTCAATTGAAATCGGCAGTGAAGCTCACGACGACTATGTGCGCCGGGTAGACGAGGAGCACGAACAACTGATCTGGAGTCATCCGGGGATGACGACCTATTATCGCAATTCCCGAGGCCGAGTATTCTCGGTCATGCCATGGCGCTTCGTGGACTATTGGGCGATGACCCATGATGTTGACATGCAGGCTTATCAACTACATTTTTCGTCGACTGCGCCGCAGGACAAGCCTCAGCGGGCTGCGGCGCTCAGCCTGTAG
- a CDS encoding iron-containing alcohol dehydrogenase — MQGIYEYFPLERVNFGETIEVALAREVKNLGAERVFVLSSKTLSRETDALERVKQILGPRYKGVFDDMPAHSPRSALLKALSLAREANPDLLISLGGGSSIDGAKLVQVGLSEDIRTHEDFNRFHLQRGADGAIFNPGVRDGGLRQIAIPTTLSGAEYTTTGGSVDDVAHKKDLYVAPQLVPVATLLDPSVAVHTTEWLWLSTAFRAVDHSVESICSPTANPFTDATCIHGLRMLQRSLRRTRKDPQDLDARLQSQMGVWLSTSGMGRGQHGASHGISYSLAAIANVPHGHCSCVLLPATMRFNSKVNADRQEIVSEALERPGQPAADALLEILEELGLPRRLRDVGVTRDQLQPIARTVIASGQARFNPRPVTDESDVMEILETAW; from the coding sequence ATGCAGGGCATTTACGAGTATTTTCCCCTCGAGCGGGTGAACTTCGGCGAAACGATAGAGGTCGCCCTGGCTCGTGAGGTCAAGAATCTGGGAGCCGAGCGCGTCTTTGTGCTCTCATCAAAGACCTTGAGCCGTGAGACCGATGCCCTTGAGCGCGTCAAACAGATTTTAGGCCCGCGTTATAAGGGTGTCTTTGATGACATGCCGGCGCATTCGCCGCGCAGTGCTCTCTTGAAAGCTTTGAGCCTGGCACGCGAGGCCAATCCCGACTTGTTGATCTCCCTCGGTGGCGGTTCGTCGATCGACGGCGCCAAGCTGGTTCAGGTGGGCCTCTCCGAGGACATCAGAACCCATGAGGACTTCAACCGATTTCATCTTCAACGTGGCGCTGACGGCGCGATCTTCAACCCCGGCGTTCGCGACGGGGGACTGCGGCAGATCGCGATCCCGACGACATTGTCGGGGGCCGAATATACAACTACAGGCGGCTCCGTCGATGACGTCGCCCACAAAAAGGACCTCTATGTAGCCCCGCAACTGGTTCCCGTCGCAACCCTGCTTGATCCAAGTGTCGCTGTGCACACGACGGAATGGCTGTGGCTTTCGACGGCTTTCCGGGCCGTCGATCATTCAGTTGAATCCATCTGTTCACCAACGGCGAACCCCTTCACCGATGCGACCTGCATCCACGGTCTTCGCATGTTGCAGCGGTCCCTGCGGCGAACCCGCAAAGATCCCCAGGATCTCGACGCGCGTCTTCAGTCTCAGATGGGGGTCTGGCTCTCCACCAGCGGCATGGGCCGTGGCCAGCACGGCGCCAGCCACGGCATCAGCTATTCCTTGGCAGCGATTGCAAACGTGCCCCATGGACATTGTTCCTGCGTCTTGCTGCCGGCGACGATGCGCTTCAACAGTAAGGTGAATGCCGATCGGCAGGAGATCGTCAGTGAAGCGCTGGAGCGGCCTGGCCAACCGGCTGCCGATGCTCTGCTCGAGATACTCGAGGAATTGGGCCTGCCTCGACGCCTGAGGGATGTCGGTGTGACCCGTGATCAGCTGCAGCCCATCGCACGGACGGTGATTGCCAGCGGTCAGGCCCGGTTCAATCCTCGGCCAGTGACGGATGAATCCGACGTGATGGAGATTCTTGAAACGGCCTGGTGA
- a CDS encoding NAD(P)/FAD-dependent oxidoreductase, protein MGQNVVVIGAGVVGMGCASYLQRDGHQVTVIDRVEPGRSTSFGNGGGIASTFVLPLAMPGLMKKYVKYYLDPEGPVSLRWSHMPQMLPFLWKFLRNCRPERVKECTEALTSFMPPAYAAWKPLFEEAGLTDLVRAGGGLWIYKDDAALRHDWPFWQGRRDKGLPFEVISDDELRQLEPSISRDYKAAVLETDWHYVRNPYKIVAGLAELVQRKGGKIVLDEVVDFDRGPEGVTAVLTKGGRYPCDAVVIAAGAWSDKLARKLGSKVPLESQRGYHVTLPNSGVDIRHLIIAGAAKIAITPMDMGLRIVGASAFPGIDAPADWRQSEMVLSWGKRILPGINAEGMTQWFGERPLTPDSLPVLGASPHFRNAFYAFGHSHMGLTTGAITGKLIAEAVSHKPTSIDLAPFRIDRSY, encoded by the coding sequence TTGGGTCAGAACGTGGTTGTGATCGGCGCCGGTGTGGTGGGGATGGGCTGTGCCAGCTATCTCCAACGCGATGGACACCAAGTCACTGTGATCGATCGTGTGGAACCGGGGCGATCAACCTCCTTTGGAAATGGCGGTGGCATCGCCAGTACCTTTGTTTTGCCCTTGGCTATGCCCGGCCTGATGAAGAAATATGTTAAATACTATCTCGATCCTGAAGGGCCTGTGTCGCTACGTTGGTCCCACATGCCACAGATGCTGCCATTTCTGTGGAAGTTTCTGCGCAATTGCAGGCCGGAGCGGGTGAAGGAATGCACAGAAGCGCTGACGTCCTTCATGCCACCGGCCTACGCAGCCTGGAAGCCCCTCTTCGAAGAGGCTGGGTTGACCGATCTAGTGCGGGCGGGGGGCGGCTTGTGGATTTACAAGGATGATGCGGCCCTCCGGCATGATTGGCCCTTCTGGCAAGGCCGCCGTGACAAGGGACTGCCCTTCGAAGTCATCAGCGACGACGAGTTGCGGCAGCTTGAACCCAGCATTTCGCGCGATTACAAGGCTGCGGTGTTGGAGACGGACTGGCACTATGTGAGGAACCCTTACAAGATCGTCGCCGGGCTGGCCGAATTGGTGCAGCGCAAGGGTGGCAAGATCGTGCTCGATGAAGTTGTCGATTTCGATCGTGGACCCGAGGGAGTGACCGCCGTCCTGACCAAAGGTGGCCGGTATCCCTGCGACGCCGTGGTCATCGCGGCAGGTGCTTGGTCGGACAAGTTGGCCCGCAAGCTCGGGAGCAAAGTGCCGCTTGAAAGCCAACGCGGTTACCACGTGACCCTGCCCAATTCTGGTGTGGACATCCGCCACCTGATCATTGCCGGAGCGGCCAAGATTGCGATTACGCCGATGGATATGGGATTGCGGATCGTAGGCGCCTCGGCCTTTCCGGGCATCGATGCACCCGCGGACTGGCGTCAGTCAGAGATGGTTCTGTCCTGGGGCAAGCGAATTTTGCCGGGCATCAACGCTGAGGGTATGACACAATGGTTCGGTGAGCGGCCATTGACGCCGGACTCGCTCCCAGTTCTGGGGGCTTCGCCCCACTTCAGAAACGCATTCTACGCCTTTGGACATAGCCATATGGGGCTGACCACTGGCGCAATTACGGGCAAGCTGATCGCAGAGGCGGTGAGCCACAAGCCGACCAGCATCGACCTTGCACCGTTTCGGATCGACCGGTCATATTGA
- a CDS encoding RidA family protein, whose product MAEVEAKIAKMGLYLPEPFKAPPGMVLPFKTVIVRGNHAYIAGHAPQAPDGSPAQPLGKVGSDLTLEQGAHAAMLVGLSMLASLKREIGDLDRVTQWLRVLGMVNVAPGFNSTTPVINGFSNLIVELYGPERGAHTRSAVGMAVLPLDLPVEIEGEVEIAV is encoded by the coding sequence ATGGCTGAAGTTGAAGCAAAGATCGCGAAGATGGGGTTGTATCTGCCGGAGCCGTTCAAGGCTCCGCCTGGCATGGTGTTACCCTTCAAGACCGTGATCGTACGCGGCAACCATGCCTATATCGCTGGCCATGCTCCACAGGCGCCCGACGGGTCACCGGCGCAACCGCTGGGGAAGGTCGGCTCCGACCTCACCCTCGAGCAAGGCGCACATGCGGCGATGCTGGTTGGTTTGTCGATGCTCGCCAGCCTGAAGCGTGAGATCGGTGATCTTGATCGCGTGACACAATGGCTGCGGGTGCTGGGCATGGTCAATGTGGCGCCAGGCTTCAACAGCACGACGCCGGTCATCAACGGCTTCAGCAATTTGATCGTTGAACTCTACGGGCCTGAGCGTGGCGCGCATACGCGCTCTGCGGTGGGTATGGCGGTTCTGCCACTCGATCTGCCGGTTGAGATCGAGGGAGAGGTCGAAATAGCAGTATAG
- a CDS encoding TetR/AcrR family transcriptional regulator — MTANRAMTTQPAQKLTRAEKGQKIKADLFHAAAKVVGEVGYANALVSLITANAKVAQGTFYNHFDSRQDLFDQLLPALGAELLDFIRAQAHGAPDAIERERRSFLSFFEFIKLKPEFYRILYEAEVFAPRAFQMHMDRIADAYIRTLERGFGNGEVVFSDRRQLEALAFSLMGARQYLCMRFARQDGQTVDLPDWVTESYMTLVTQGIYRLSAAAR, encoded by the coding sequence TTGACCGCAAACCGCGCCATGACGACCCAGCCTGCCCAGAAACTCACCCGGGCGGAGAAAGGCCAGAAGATCAAGGCCGACCTGTTTCACGCCGCAGCCAAGGTTGTGGGCGAGGTCGGCTACGCCAATGCTCTGGTGTCGTTGATCACCGCGAATGCCAAAGTTGCCCAGGGGACCTTCTATAATCATTTCGACTCCCGCCAGGACTTGTTCGACCAGCTGCTACCCGCTTTGGGGGCAGAGTTGCTCGACTTCATCCGCGCCCAGGCCCATGGCGCACCAGATGCAATTGAGCGAGAGCGGCGCAGCTTCCTCTCGTTCTTCGAGTTCATTAAGCTGAAGCCCGAATTCTATCGGATCCTCTACGAGGCCGAGGTTTTTGCGCCGAGGGCCTTTCAAATGCATATGGACCGGATCGCCGACGCCTATATCCGCACGCTCGAGCGCGGCTTCGGGAACGGCGAAGTTGTCTTCTCAGATCGCCGGCAATTAGAAGCTCTGGCTTTCAGCCTGATGGGCGCTCGGCAATATCTTTGCATGCGTTTCGCGCGGCAGGATGGCCAAACCGTCGATCTGCCGGATTGGGTGACCGAATCATATATGACCCTGGTTACCCAAGGCATCTACAGGCTGAGCGCCGCAGCCCGCTGA
- a CDS encoding alpha/beta hydrolase: MTLDPGAARVLELMAASGRPLYESLSPQEARDAYGAARRASTAEPQPMEMVEDIEAPGPRGPVAMRHYRPLGSGTEPLPLLIYLHGGGWVLGDLDSHDGLCRQFAHQARCAVVSVDYGLAPEAKFPGGVEDAIAASDWLLKQASSLRFDVSRVAIGGDSAGGTLSIATVLHNARAGRSPFSYLMLIYPVTDMSFDTPSHEEFAEGYFLTRSLQEWFHTHYLNDPVDRSDWRASPMRAENLSALPPTFVLTASHDPLRDEAERFAKKLVEAGVTVTMKRAQGQIHGFLPMETFIPAAKAVIAELARHLSYALRSEGKSS; this comes from the coding sequence ATGACACTGGATCCGGGAGCCGCGCGCGTGCTCGAACTGATGGCCGCGTCTGGCAGGCCTCTCTATGAGAGCCTGTCACCGCAGGAGGCGCGGGATGCCTATGGCGCAGCACGAAGAGCATCCACGGCCGAACCCCAGCCCATGGAGATGGTGGAGGATATTGAAGCGCCTGGGCCCCGCGGCCCGGTTGCCATGCGTCACTATCGTCCCCTGGGATCCGGCACAGAACCTCTGCCCTTGTTGATCTACCTCCATGGCGGGGGCTGGGTCCTGGGCGACCTCGACAGCCATGACGGTCTCTGTCGGCAATTTGCCCACCAGGCCCGGTGTGCAGTCGTCTCGGTGGACTATGGACTGGCTCCGGAGGCCAAGTTCCCTGGCGGCGTTGAGGATGCAATTGCAGCTAGCGATTGGCTGCTGAAGCAGGCTTCGTCATTGAGGTTCGATGTCTCGCGGGTGGCGATTGGCGGCGACAGCGCCGGCGGCACCCTATCGATCGCAACGGTTCTCCATAATGCGCGCGCCGGCAGGTCGCCCTTCAGCTATCTCATGTTGATTTATCCTGTGACCGACATGAGCTTCGACACACCCTCTCATGAGGAGTTTGCCGAAGGCTATTTCCTGACCCGTTCCCTGCAGGAGTGGTTTCACACTCATTATCTGAACGATCCCGTCGATCGGAGTGACTGGCGCGCCTCCCCCATGCGGGCAGAGAACCTGTCAGCACTTCCGCCCACATTTGTCCTCACGGCCAGTCACGATCCACTGCGTGATGAAGCTGAGCGCTTCGCCAAAAAACTTGTGGAAGCGGGAGTCACTGTGACGATGAAGCGAGCCCAGGGGCAGATCCACGGATTTCTGCCGATGGAGACCTTTATCCCGGCGGCCAAGGCTGTCATTGCCGAGCTTGCTAGACATCTTTCCTATGCCCTACGGTCGGAAGGCAAAAGCTCGTGA